The following coding sequences are from one Oncorhynchus clarkii lewisi isolate Uvic-CL-2024 chromosome 20, UVic_Ocla_1.0, whole genome shotgun sequence window:
- the LOC139376970 gene encoding serine/threonine-protein kinase LMTK1-like isoform X2, with protein sequence MHFLEESQPYRALQHPALLHCLAQCTEVTPYLLVMEFCPLGDVKGYLRSCRASDTMTPEPLILQRMACEIASGLLHLHKHNFIHSDLALRNCLLTADVTVKIGDYGLSHNKYKDDYFVTSDQMYVPLRWIAPELIDEVHGNLLVVDQSKQSNVWSLGVTIWELFELGNQPYRQYSDRQVLTYAVREQQLRLPKPLLKIPLAERWYEVMQFCWLQPDQRPNTEEVHLLLSYLCAKGASEAEEDFERRWNSLRPNPNAGQRSSSLHHGAGALATDLPSSFPLLEQFSGCDGYHSESGDDILTVTETSHGLNFQYKWEQTQAGIGAEQPYHHAASSSSGTLGVVNHHCQDLYYPGGMVGGSGGVEMEGLTLGVSPSYYEHKTLHVSGVGVGVVPVLRARSPSVSSEYYIRMEEPGVDYTMYSYSPDYQGSHGSFLTGSGSADSGECMMGMGPPQAHSKPVDSYWSADVCKDGGVGAYNSDISLTMEPHASDSSPMRPWEAGHYVSYKDQDGGYYYEHSPPMGIGHHMGLEMDQHYLMGREHSAPKPHLESWGSRNLRQALGELDNPLGISPSISTHLQDGGPPFGVGDPYLETTQGPGSVIGGSSVTGGYYDMMGSLRKPMPTMPDHAHSVSITMASEEALFICHRDNDSDEEEDIFSERLRSSSSNLSNPSANNNSLGLGLSLGRNGQAGCRQLQDPYEDFHYTMPTTDIEDSWPEEHCLTFHSSVSAAVKPIDYLEATAPSANDSGCLVLGNHHALVTSGDTCNAYIYLCHEGEGERDVEPPPIECCHSHFVDPLTGLVVRNYTRDDYSDKIVDIPNNKEESVNLSPAPGGPKPILTHNTKTSTTPLNHSEQYVDITMDDTLSIDHKEEVSTEDKGVLTDPKPEGVTLTKILTLSSVNVPDLVPMVEQESELSHTLDSCLDRDHCSSISLVDISDCCTDDDEDDDITDSTSEIFADETSVGDPNASPPLARPLKSLQKQMGTPNSMASMDLMPSAVGSTCEAFSPSSSSSHPSSSSPKAMDSGYDTENNESPEFVPKEPHNEPRSPETFTQPLGESVLDTSLDEEGEEGGEEAEVAPLDDEDEPTLDEDVPLAASQTTDKEKGLTPLSEKNPYRDSAYFSDNENERLYRDEGGDKVGGDESGGVEKGEVEERLTEKRELSPLQIEEEVETSALLLEESEDPEMEACLTEECTQDEGLELGLELELASILSGEVEAGSEGWPAQEKPSSLGDWAAEVVGAMEEALGELQRSSSTETNSGTKEKEEEDEGEQRDMEDSSEALETVNVLEEAFTKMPETLEKDDNDEENSPPARRRRFSFSPPPPSTPPLSSPLPPSTPSPPLPPMTPPLGWELPMDGVEADKEDVDGDSDDSESDEELSSYSVQEEQSGGEESGEENHAVPVVLSDCSDAHNLRSLLKMPTPLTTELLADDLVERKKKVVSFFDDVTIYLFDQQSPTKELAEHGFSPGAETSGQGSLVKQPTSDDSSDGNISEDSAGYEWEDDFPLLPIPTSSSKMAASSSGSSPSVPRLPFTSKAPEPKPAVRYSRFTVSPSHVSRFSITHVSDSDVDSGPGSSEDGDRVL encoded by the exons tgACCTGGCCCTGAGAAACTGCCTGCTGACCGCTGACGTCACAGTGAAGATCGGAGACTACGGCCTGTCACACAACAAGTACAAAGACGACTACTTTGTGACGTCAGACCAGATGTACGTGCCCCTGCGTTGGATCGCTCCAGAACTCATAGATGAAGTCCATGGCAACCTTCTGGTGGTAGACCAGAGCAAACAGAGCAACGTCTG gTCTCTGGGAGTGACTATCTGGGAGTTATTTGAGTTGGGGAACCAGCCGTACAGACAGTactcagacagacaggtgttaaCCTACGCCGTGAGGGAACAGCAGCTCAGACTGCCCAAGCCCCTGCTCAAAATACCCTTGGCAGAGCGCTG GTATGAGGTGATGCAGTTCTGCTGGCTCCAACCAGACCAGAGGCCCAATACAGAGGAGGTCCACCTGTTACTCAGCTACCTGTGTGCCAAGGGGGCCAGTGAGGCCGAGGAGGACTTTGAGAGACGCTGGAACTCCCTGCGTCCCAACCCCAACGCCGGCCAACGAAGCAGCAGTCTTCATCACGGGGCCGGAGCCCTGGCCACTG acctcccctcctccttccctctgttggAGCAGTTCTCTGGATGTGACGGTTACCACAGCGAATCAGGAGATGATATACTGACCGTGACAGAGACCAGCCACGGTCTGAACTTCCAGTACAAGTGGGAGCAGACCCAGGCGGGGATCGGGGCGGAGCAGCCTTACCACCACGCTGCCTCATCCTCCAGCGGTACCCTGGGGGTCGTCAACCACCACTGTCAGGACCTATACTACCCAGGTGGAATGGTGGGGGGCAGTGgtggggtggagatggagggtcTCACTCTGGGAGTGTCCCCTTCCTACTATGAGCACAAGACGCTGCATGTTTCTGGGGTCGGGGTCGGGGTGGTGCCGGTGCTCAGAGCCCGTAGTCCTTCAGTGAGCTCTGAGTACTACATCCGCATGGAGGAGCCTGGCGTGGACTACACCATGTACTCCTACAGCCCAGACTACCAGGGCAGCCACGGGAGCTTCCTGACAGGCAGTGGCAGTGCAGACTCAGGGGAGTGTATGATGGGGATGGGTCCCCCCCAGGCCCACTCCAAGCCTGTAGACTCCTACTGGTCAGCAGACGTCTGTAAAGATGGGGGTGTTGGAGCGTATAACTCGGACATCTCCCTGACAATGGAGCCCCATGCCTCTGACTCCAGCCCCATGAGACCATGGGAGGCTGGTCACTACGTCTCCTACAAGGACCAGGACGGGGGGTACTACTACGAACACTCACCTCCCATGGGCATAGGCCACCACATGGGTCTGGAGATGGACCAGCATTACCTGATGGGGCGGGAACACTCTGCCCCCAAGCCCCATCTGGAGAGCTGGGGGTCCCGTAACCTGCGACAGGCCCTGGGAGAACTGGACAACCCTCTGGGGATATCTCCCTCCATCAGCACCCATCTCCAGGATGGCGGTCCTCCTTTTGGGGTAGGCGACCCCTACTTGGAGACAACCCAGGGCCCAGGCTCCGTCATTGGGGGGAGTAGCGTCACTGGCGGCTACTATGACATGATGGGTTCTCTGAGGAAACCCATGCCGACCATGCCAGACCACGCCCACTCAGTCAGCATCACTATGGCGTCGGAAGAGGCCCTCTTCATCTGTCACCGGGACAACGACTCGGATGAAGAAGAGGATATATTCTCAGAGAGGCTGAGGAGCAGCAGTAGTAACCTCTCCAACCCCTCCGCTAACAACAACAGTCTAGGCCTGGGTCTAAGCCTTGGCCGTAATGGACAGGCTGGCTGTAGACAACTACAGGATCCCTATGAAGACTTCCACTACACTATGCCCACTACCGACATAGAGGACTCGTGGCCTGAAGAGCACTGCCTGACCTTCCACTCCTCTGTCTCTGCTGCAGTTAAACCCATAGACTATCTGGAGGCTACAGCGCCTTCGGCTAATGATAGTGGCTGTTTAGTCCTGGGGAACCATCATGCCCTGGTCACTTCAGGGGACACCTGTAATGCTTACATCTATTTGTGCCacgagggggaaggggagagggacgTAGAGCCGCCACCCATCGAGTGCTGCCACTCTCATTTCGTCGACCCCCTCACAGGCTTAGTGGTGCGGAACTACACCCGGGACGACTACAGCGATAAGATTGTAGACATACCCAACAACAAGGAAGAGAGTGTGAATCTGTCGCCAGCACCGGGAGGTCCTAAACCAATCCTAACGCACAACACTAAGACCAGCACAACCCCTCTAAACCACTCTGAGCAATATGTTGACATCACTATGGACGATACCCTTTCCATAGACCATAAGGAAGAGGTTAGTACGGAAGACAAAGGTGTTCTCACAGACCCTAAACCAGAGGGTGTGACTCTGACTAAGATTCTGACCCTCTCctcagtgaatgttcctgaccTAGTCCCCATGGTCGAGCAAGAGTCCGAGCTGAGCCATACGTTAGACAGCTGCTTAGACAGAGACCACTGCTCCAGCATTAGTCTAGTGGACATCTCTGACTGCTGCACCGACGACGATGAAGATGATGACATCACAGACTCGACCTCAGAGATCTTCGCCGACGAAACGTCGGTTGGGGACCCCAACGCTTCCCCTCCCCTGGCCCGTCCCCTCAAGTCCCTGCAGAAGCAGATGGGAACCCCCAATTCCATGGCCTCCATGGACCTGATGCCTTCAGCAGTCGGCTCCACCTGCGAAGCTTTCAgcccctcctccagctcctcccaCCCATCTAGCTCCTCCCCCAAGGCAATGGACAGTGGGTACGACACAGAGAACAATGAGAGCCCAGAGTTCGTCCCCAAGGAGCCCCACAATGAGCCTCGGAGCCCAGAGACATTCACCCAGCCACTGGGGGAGTCTGTCCTGGACACCAGCctggatgaggagggggaggaggggggggaggaggCCGAAGTGGCCCCACTGGATGATGAGGATGAACCAACCCTGGATGAAGATGTGCCTCTAGCAGCCTCACAGACCACAGACAAAGAGAAGGGTCTGACCCCACTCAGTGAGAAGAACCCTTACAGGGACTCTGCCTACTTCTCTGACAATGAGAACGAACGTCTTTATAGGGATGAGGGGGGTGACAAAGTAGGGGGTGATgaaagtggaggagtggagaagggagaagtgGAAGAGAGGCTGACAGAGAAGAGGGAACTCAGCCCTCTTCAGatagaggaggaagtggagaccTCAGCTCTTCTTCTGGAGGAGAGTGAAGACCCAGAGATGGAAGCATGCCTGACAGAAGAGTGCACCCAGGATGAAGGGCTAGAGCTGGGGCTAGAGCTAGAGCTGGCCTCCATTCTCTCTGGAGAAGTAGAGGCAGGGTCGGAAGGATGGCCTGCCCAGGAGAAACCCTCTTCTCTGGGAGACTGGGCTGCAGAGGTGGTGGGGGCTATGGAGGAAGCCCTGGGTGAACTCCAGAGGAGCAGCAGTACTGAAACAAACTCTGGTAccaaggagaaggaggaagaggatgaaggaGAACAAAGGGACATGGAGGACTCATCTGAAGCCTTAGAAACAGTAAACGTCCTAGAAGAAGCATTTACCAAAATGCCAGAGACCCTCGAGAAGGACGATAATGACGAAGAGAACAGTCCTCCCGCACGGCGTCGAcgcttctccttctctcctccccctccctccacccctcctctctcctctcctctccctccctccaccccttctcctcctctccccccgatGACTCCCCCTCTGGGCTGGGAGTTGCCCATGGATGGGGTGGAGGCGGACAAGGAGGACGTAGATGGTGACTCCGATGACAGTGAGTCAGACGAGGAGCTGAGCAGTTACAGTGTTCAGGAGGAgcagagtggaggggaggagagcgggGAGGAGAACCATGCTGTACCCGTTGTGTTGAGCGACTGTAGCGATGCTCATAACCTACGTAGTCTACTGAAGATGCCCACCCCGCTCACCACCGAGTTGCTCGCCGATGACCTGGTGGAACGCAAGAAGAAAGTGGTGTCCTTTTTTGATGACGTCACCATTTACCTGTTTGACCAG CAGAGTCCCACTAAAGAGCTGGCTGAGCATGGGTTCTCTCCAGGGGCTGAGACCAGCGGACAGGGTTCACTGGTCAAACAACCAACCTCTGATGACTCCTCAGATGGAAATATCTCAGAAGACA gtgcaGGGTATGAGTGGGAGGATGACTTCCCCCTTTTGCCCATTCCAACTTCCTCATCCAAGATGGCTGCCTCCTCCTCAGGCTCATCCCCCTCCGTACCCAGGCTGCCCTTCACCTCTAAGGCCCCGGAGCCCAAACCAGCAGTGCGGTACTCCCGCTTCACAGTCTCCCCAAGCCACGTGTCTCGCTTCTCCATCACACACGTCTCTGACTCTGATGTGGACTCTGGTCCAG ggAGCAGTGAGGATGGAGACAGAGTATTATAG